Part of the Pelobates fuscus isolate aPelFus1 chromosome 12, aPelFus1.pri, whole genome shotgun sequence genome, ATCTGCACGCTTTTGAAAAGGTTTtatcttagtttttttttgtttttttagattttaaaatTGAAACcacttttgtgtgtgtatatataattttatatatatatatatgttctataaaaaaaagtgcatagtTAGAATAATCTGTTTATAACCTAATCTATTTGGCCCATACCTAATGTACTCGGGAAGGCACCCTATTTtacttaaaattattatttataaagcgccaccaaattccacagcgctgtacaatatatatGCAATccattttctaaaattagaaaaaataaagaaaaaaaataaggtatttggtttacgttttttttttttccccttgtcgCTTTCTTGGTTAAATTGAAAGGGACGTCATGGAAACACTCCCATTATGTGACTTTTAGGGCTGCTGTTAAACATGCAGGGAGGTAATCTCTGAATTAAACAGTTTTTTCACAGCCTTGTAAGATAACCACACACCATTTTGAAGAACAGAAGTTTCTGTCTTCACGCTGGGTGAACAATGGGAAACCATCCTGTTTTTCAATAGGATCACTTAGTTTTGgagtcagtttttttttatgtttaatttgcAAGTGGTCTGGGGGTATGATACATTTGAGCAACAGTGATGTACCCACAGATTTTCTACAGTAAAATTGTATAGGCTTTGTCATGTGCATAATGCCACAATTCTTtagatccattttttttttcttattttagcaACTGATTTTGTTAGTTTTACTTTAAATAACAAACTAAATTTGGTTTTAGATGCATGCATTAGAGTTGAGTTATGTGGAACTAAAATGGGTTTAAAGGTTCTAGATTTGTATAAATGGAATGCATAAACTGATACAGGTCGAGTTAATCCAAATGAGATGTGAAGGACCAGTTTgatattttgattttattatacAGTGTCTTCCAACCAATGTATGACTCTCAATTTAGTTCGGTTCCTATTACACCTTTAACTTTTCAGTGCAGAATGATTGGTGTCTAAATGACTTCAAAGTGACAGACCAACCTGTCAGGTATATTTGAGACTATTGAAAACAAACCGGGTTGACAGGAACTGGAATAGTTAATGAGTCCTTCAAGTTGTTGATTTGCACCCACCGGACAACAAGACAATAAAAAGCATGAGATATTGAAAATCAATATTTGCTATGGAATTTCATTATTTTCCAATGTCTCCTGTCCatagtattttatattttgatggATTATTTGAAGTTAATGATTATCTTGGACACAAGCACTGATCATGCTTCCTCTTTCAAAAAAGTCATATTTCGTCTGCTACAGATATTGATCTGTTTTCCTTTACCAACACAACTGTTAATATGAACGACAACTGCAATATAGCGAGGGTTGTATAAATTGTATTTGCTctgaaagtatatatatttttgtaacagTTCTGAACTTCTGTggtatttcatttatatttttattttattttcaggagtCACAGAAAGGGGTCAAATCCATCGGACACCCAAGAACAAGGACGCTCATGTCTGTAGCAGATGTTGCGCCGAGTTCTTTGAACTATCAGACTTGTTGCAACATAAGAAGAACTGCACTACTAAAAATCAATTGGTTCTAATTGTGAATGAAAATCCAGCACCACCCGCTGAAGCCACCTCACCAAGTTCCCTCTCAGATAATCCTGATGAGCACATGAATGACACAGTTAATAACGCAGATCAAGCAGATTGCAGTGACCTTTCAGAGCATAGCAAGCCTGACAAAGAAGATGATTCTATGGAGGTGGAGCTCTCCGGAGTCAGCAATAGCGGCAGTGGTTCCAACAAATTGGACGACAATGTTCCAAGTAGTAATAATTCCACCTTGGGTACCTCAGCTACCACAACCTCACTACCTCAAGTAAGGGATCTGACAACCTTGGGGAATTTTTCTGTAATAAATAGCAATGTTATCATTGAGAATCTTCAGAGTACAAGGGTGGCAGTGGCACAGTTTTCCCAAGAAGCCAAATCTACAGGGGCACCCAAAAATAAGCTGGCTGTGCCTGCACTCATGGAGCAGCTTCTGGCATTACAGCAGCAGCAGATACATCAGTTGCACCTAATAGAGCAAATCCGTCACCAAATATTACTGCTGGCATCACAGAATGCAGAAATACCTGCATCTACGAGTGGGCCTCAGGCGCCATTGATGGTATCGGCCACTCCATTAACCACGCTGAGCTCCCACCTGTCCCAGCAGTTGGCTGCAGCTGCTGGCTTAGCACAAAATCTTGCAAGCCAGTCTGCCAGCATCAGTGGTATGAAACAACTATCCTCAATACAGCTACCTCAGAGCAGCCCAGGCAACACAATTCCATCCACCAATACATCTTCTCCCAGCATGAATGCATTGTCTGCAGTAGTTACCACACCTTCATTAGAGAAAGCCCCTTTAAACACTGGTGGCTCACAGCCCAGTAATCCACCAGCACCTGTTACATCCGCACCAACATTTGCAATAAGCAGTTTATTGAGTCCTGCGTCCAATCCACTACTACCTCAACCTGCCACCAATAACCCAATTTTTCCGAACACCTTGCCCAGCATAGGAACAACAGCAGAGGACCTTAACTCCCTGCGAAAAGGGAAGCCCCCAAACGTGACCACTTTTGAAGCAAAGAGCTCATCTGATGAATCTTTCTTTAAACACAAATGTAGGTTTTGTGCAAAGGTATTTGGCAGTGACAGTGCCTTGCAGATCCATCTTCGTTCTCACACTGGTGAGAGGCCATTTAAATGTAACATCTGTGGAAACAGGTTCTCCACCAAAGGGAATCTAAAAGTTCACTTTCAACGACACAAGGAGAAATATCCTCATATACAAATGAATCCATACCCTGTCCCTGAACACTTAGACAATATGCCTACAGATACAGGAATTCCATATGGGATGTCAATCCCACCTGAGAAGCCAGTAACAAACTGGTTGGACACTAAACCGGTTCTAACAACACTGACCACGTCGGTGGGGATGCCACTCCCACCAACAATTCCAAGCTTGACACCATTTATTAAAGCAGAGGAAACCCAGCCTGTTTCCTTAATTCAGCCAACTGTTAGTCCCTGTGATTCAGTAAAAAGAGATCTACCAGCTGCAGAGCCagttccaaaaaaaaatgacagtcttCCCGATGAGGCCAACAAATTGGCAAAACCGGAAGACAAAAGTGAAGAGCTTTCTCAGCATTCGAACAGTTTCTCCAATTTTAACACATCTGTCTGTTCTCCTGCAACTGAGACAGGGCCCATTAGCACTGCCACTTTCCCAAACCCACTTTTGCCTCTGATGTCAGAGCAATTCAAAGCAAAATTTCCATTTGGAGGACTTCTGGATGTAGCACCTGCATCAGAGACTTCAAAACTTCAACAACTTGTAGAGAACATTGACAAAAAGGCAAGTGACCCAAACGAGTGTGTTATTTGTCACAGAGTTTTAAGTTGCCAGAGTGCCCTAAAAATGCACTACAGGACACACACCGGAGAAAGACCATTTAAATGTAAAGTCTGTGGCCGTGCTTTTACAACAAAGGGTAACTTAAAGACCCATTATAGTGTCCACCGTGCCATGCCACCTCTTAGAGTCCAACATTCATGCCccatttgtgaaaagaaatttaccAATGCTGTTGTACTACAGCAGCACATCAGGATGCATATGGGAGGCCGCATACCAAATCTTCCTGTTCCTGAAAATTATCCTGATTCTATAGAATCTGATACTGGGTCTTTTGATGAGAAAACTATAGATGATCTAGACAACTTCTCTGATGAAAACATGGAAGATTGTCCTGATAGCAGTGTCCCAGACACGCCTAGATCTTTAGATGCATCCCACGATAGTCTTTCTTCCTCACCATTGCCCCCTGAAATATCTAGTATTGCTGCTTTGGAGAATCAGATGAAGATGATCAGTGCTGGGCTTGCTGAGCAACTTCAAGCTAGCCTGAAGTCTACGGAGAATGGCTCTGTTGAGGGTGATGGTATGACTAATGACTCCTCATCTCTTGGCGGAGATATGGATAGCCAGGGTGCTGAAAGCCCAGCTCCCTCTGAGTCTACTTATTCAATGCATGCTTTATCACCTTCAAACAGCACCAATGACTACATAAAGTCACCAAACACAGAAGAAAAGCAACAAAGAGCTTTGCCTCCAGAATTTCCCAATGGAATGTCACCCACTCCTGCTAATGGAGGTGCTTTGGACTTGACTTCCAGTAACACAGATAAGTTTGTGAAAGAAGAACCTTTGGGTTTACTTTTTCCATTCAGAGAGCGGAGTAAATTCAAGAATACAATCTGCGATATTTGTGGCAAAACATTTGCATGTCAGAGTGCCTTGGACATTCATTACAGAAGCCATACCAAAGAGAGACCATTTATTTGCACAGTTTGCAATCGTGGCTTTTCCACAAAAGGTAATTTGAAGCAGCACATGCTGACACACCAGATGCGAGATCTGCCATCACAGCTCTTTGAACCTAGCCCCAACATGACCAATaccaactctcctgctcctccacCTCCCAATCCACTGGCAACCATAATAAAGACTGAGTTTAATGGTTTCATGCATGGCTCTCCTCAGGACAATAAAGAACAGACTTCTAGTATAATTTCTTCAGGATCTTTACCATCTTCCGCCACATCCCCGGTTCTCCTTCCAAGCATGTCCAGAAGGACTCCCAGGCAGCATTACTGCAATGCATGTGGAAAATCCTtctcttcctccagtgctttacAAATACATGAGCGGACCCACACTGGTGAAAAACCATTTGCCTGCACAATCTGTGGAAGAGCATTTACGACAAAAGGCAACCTTAAGGTaaacttctatatatatatttatatttttgcatgtCTACAAAATTTAGTGTAagtgatttttctatattttataccGTTCCATGGGTGTATTCATTCCTAAACTAATATTTTGATATGCTCActttaccaaa contains:
- the SALL1 gene encoding sal-like protein 1, with translation MSRRKQAKPQHFQSDPGLALPESHGTLDLLQLRISRESQEMKSESEELQFPFKNERVTERGQIHRTPKNKDAHVCSRCCAEFFELSDLLQHKKNCTTKNQLVLIVNENPAPPAEATSPSSLSDNPDEHMNDTVNNADQADCSDLSEHSKPDKEDDSMEVELSGVSNSGSGSNKLDDNVPSSNNSTLGTSATTTSLPQVRDLTTLGNFSVINSNVIIENLQSTRVAVAQFSQEAKSTGAPKNKLAVPALMEQLLALQQQQIHQLHLIEQIRHQILLLASQNAEIPASTSGPQAPLMVSATPLTTLSSHLSQQLAAAAGLAQNLASQSASISGMKQLSSIQLPQSSPGNTIPSTNTSSPSMNALSAVVTTPSLEKAPLNTGGSQPSNPPAPVTSAPTFAISSLLSPASNPLLPQPATNNPIFPNTLPSIGTTAEDLNSLRKGKPPNVTTFEAKSSSDESFFKHKCRFCAKVFGSDSALQIHLRSHTGERPFKCNICGNRFSTKGNLKVHFQRHKEKYPHIQMNPYPVPEHLDNMPTDTGIPYGMSIPPEKPVTNWLDTKPVLTTLTTSVGMPLPPTIPSLTPFIKAEETQPVSLIQPTVSPCDSVKRDLPAAEPVPKKNDSLPDEANKLAKPEDKSEELSQHSNSFSNFNTSVCSPATETGPISTATFPNPLLPLMSEQFKAKFPFGGLLDVAPASETSKLQQLVENIDKKASDPNECVICHRVLSCQSALKMHYRTHTGERPFKCKVCGRAFTTKGNLKTHYSVHRAMPPLRVQHSCPICEKKFTNAVVLQQHIRMHMGGRIPNLPVPENYPDSIESDTGSFDEKTIDDLDNFSDENMEDCPDSSVPDTPRSLDASHDSLSSSPLPPEISSIAALENQMKMISAGLAEQLQASLKSTENGSVEGDGMTNDSSSLGGDMDSQGAESPAPSESTYSMHALSPSNSTNDYIKSPNTEEKQQRALPPEFPNGMSPTPANGGALDLTSSNTDKFVKEEPLGLLFPFRERSKFKNTICDICGKTFACQSALDIHYRSHTKERPFICTVCNRGFSTKGNLKQHMLTHQMRDLPSQLFEPSPNMTNTNSPAPPPPNPLATIIKTEFNGFMHGSPQDNKEQTSSIISSGSLPSSATSPVLLPSMSRRTPRQHYCNACGKSFSSSSALQIHERTHTGEKPFACTICGRAFTTKGNLKVHMGTHMWNTTPARRGRRLSVDGPMAFIGGNPVKFPDLFQKDVVARTGNGDPSSFWNQYAAALSNGLAMKTNEISVIQNGGITPMTGSLGNGGSSPIGGLTGSLEKLQSTEPNAPLAGLEKLASSENGTSFRFMRFVEDNKEIATN